One stretch of SAR202 cluster bacterium DNA includes these proteins:
- a CDS encoding FAD-binding oxidoreductase: MVALTLVKCSQEALNVLIWVTTTVLNLKVVLMVSIDYDLEKYKVDGFIPSKKISPKSPESLADLLRIASENRWNVIPFGFGNMMNIGSIPNGYDIALDLNEMPKYIEHNSEDLTVTCSSNISFRELSLKLKEKKQCLPLDSPRIDEQSIGGLLACNLPGSLNACFGYIRDYVIGMKTATPFGQITKSGGTVVKNVTGFDLTRLHVGALGTLGIITEASFKIIPLPECQMYFKIDNENTDVLIDLISSLNTILQSYGVSELLIDNCGATRIYMTCVGTDKIVNEKLLEIKTVLFDHDQDLSLNEIEEEEWLNIQDFGWIDRGDFVLGRINCLPTDTIKILQQLKHDVPKSKNQTIDTLTNPKRGVIKYKISTDNIEDIIQMIQNIREKVRKYNGYTVIENSTTFDKGKLNIWGDIPESFPLMKKLKSEFDPVHILNSGRFIGGI, encoded by the coding sequence ATGGTCGCCTTAACCCTGGTAAAGTGTTCCCAGGAGGCCCTAAATGTTTTGATATGGGTAACTACAACAGTTTTAAATCTTAAGGTAGTTTTGATGGTATCAATTGATTATGATTTAGAAAAATATAAGGTGGATGGTTTTATACCGTCAAAAAAAATATCACCAAAATCTCCTGAATCACTTGCAGATCTCTTAAGAATCGCATCAGAAAACAGGTGGAATGTTATTCCCTTTGGCTTTGGTAACATGATGAATATTGGCTCGATTCCAAATGGTTATGATATAGCTTTAGATTTAAACGAGATGCCAAAATATATTGAACATAATTCAGAAGATCTAACTGTTACTTGTAGTAGTAATATCAGCTTTAGAGAATTAAGTTTAAAATTAAAGGAAAAAAAACAATGTTTACCATTAGATTCACCTCGAATTGATGAACAAAGTATTGGTGGATTATTAGCTTGTAATTTACCCGGATCTTTAAATGCTTGTTTCGGTTACATTCGAGACTACGTCATAGGAATGAAGACAGCCACGCCATTTGGGCAAATCACAAAGAGTGGAGGGACAGTTGTAAAAAATGTTACTGGGTTTGATCTTACTAGATTGCACGTTGGGGCACTTGGTACTCTTGGGATTATAACAGAGGCATCATTTAAGATTATTCCTCTACCAGAGTGTCAGATGTATTTTAAAATAGATAATGAAAATACCGATGTGTTGATTGATTTGATTTCGTCATTAAATACTATTTTACAGTCTTATGGGGTTTCTGAGTTATTAATAGACAATTGTGGAGCTACTCGCATTTATATGACTTGTGTGGGAACAGATAAGATTGTTAATGAAAAACTATTAGAGATTAAAACTGTTTTATTTGATCACGATCAGGATCTTTCTCTTAATGAAATTGAAGAGGAAGAGTGGTTAAATATTCAAGATTTTGGGTGGATAGATAGAGGTGATTTTGTTTTGGGTAGAATAAATTGTTTGCCAACAGATACCATAAAGATATTGCAGCAACTAAAACACGATGTTCCCAAGAGTAAAAACCAAACAATTGACACTCTTACGAATCCTAAACGAGGAGTGATCAAATATAAAATAAGTACAGATAATATTGAAGATATAATTCAAATGATTCAGAATATCAGAGAGAAAGTTCGAAAATATAATGGCTATACTGTAATAGAAAATTCTACAACTTTTGATAAAGGTAAATTAAATATATGGGGAGATATTCCTGAATCATTTCCTTTGATGAAAAAATTGAAGTCTGAATTTGATCCAGTTCATATTTTAAATTCAGGTCGATTTATTGGTGGTATATAA
- a CDS encoding FAD-binding protein: protein MINSGLIKELKKIVGDDYVMHHPDELLVFQYDGSTDKSLPDVVVFPKSSEDISSIVKLANKYDQYIIPRGAGTGLSGGAVPMYGGIELVLTRMNSILSIDVENRLALVEPGVVNLDLSKYVYSMGLFYAPDPSSQISCTIGGNIAENSGGPHCLKYGVTTNHVLACEIVTESGDIIWLGDRFRNVPGYDLLGGFVGSEGMMGIATKIIVNLLPIPQSVKTHLASFATIEQASFAVSSVISSGLIPSAIEMMDKLTIEAVENVVKCGYPDTAGAVLLIELDGGNEEVNEQSKQIMDICNSLECQDISVAASLEERNALWRGRKGALGALGSLAPNYFLVDGVVPRTKLPETLQTISKISEKIDLPIANVFHAGDGNLHPCILFDEQETGMAEKVLGAGGEILQACVDVGGTLTGEHGVGFEKKEFMYKIFSNSDLDQMLRLKSSFAPNGRLNPGKVFPGGPKCFDMGNYNSFKS, encoded by the coding sequence ATGATTAACTCCGGACTCATTAAAGAATTAAAAAAAATAGTTGGTGATGATTATGTCATGCATCATCCAGATGAATTATTGGTTTTTCAGTACGATGGATCTACTGATAAATCTTTACCGGATGTTGTGGTTTTTCCAAAATCTTCAGAAGACATAAGTTCGATTGTCAAATTAGCTAATAAGTACGACCAATATATAATTCCTCGAGGTGCAGGTACAGGTTTGTCAGGGGGTGCTGTTCCAATGTATGGAGGAATAGAATTAGTTCTCACACGAATGAATTCAATATTATCTATTGATGTCGAAAATAGATTGGCGCTAGTTGAGCCAGGGGTGGTTAATTTAGACTTATCGAAATACGTTTATTCAATGGGCTTGTTTTATGCACCAGACCCTTCTAGTCAGATTTCCTGTACCATTGGAGGTAATATAGCAGAAAATTCAGGGGGGCCTCATTGTTTAAAATATGGGGTAACAACTAATCATGTTTTAGCATGTGAAATTGTTACAGAAAGTGGAGACATAATTTGGCTAGGCGATAGATTTCGTAATGTTCCTGGGTATGATTTGCTTGGGGGATTTGTTGGTTCAGAAGGGATGATGGGTATTGCCACAAAAATTATTGTTAATTTATTACCTATTCCTCAATCTGTAAAAACACATTTAGCATCTTTTGCAACTATAGAACAAGCTAGTTTTGCAGTCAGTAGTGTTATATCTTCAGGTTTAATTCCAAGTGCTATAGAAATGATGGATAAATTAACAATAGAAGCTGTTGAAAATGTTGTTAAATGTGGTTATCCAGATACAGCTGGAGCTGTTTTGTTGATTGAATTAGATGGAGGAAATGAAGAGGTAAATGAGCAATCTAAACAAATTATGGACATATGTAATAGCTTGGAATGTCAAGACATTAGCGTGGCAGCTAGTCTGGAAGAACGAAATGCATTATGGCGAGGTCGCAAAGGTGCGTTAGGAGCTTTAGGTTCTTTAGCACCAAATTACTTTTTAGTTGATGGAGTGGTTCCCAGAACCAAGTTGCCGGAAACATTACAAACAATTTCTAAAATAAGTGAAAAAATTGATTTACCTATTGCAAATGTTTTTCATGCAGGAGATGGTAATTTGCACCCTTGCATTTTGTTTGATGAACAAGAGACTGGTATGGCTGAAAAAGTTTTAGGAGCTGGAGGAGAAATCTTACAGGCATGTGTGGATGTTGGTGGGACATTAACAGGAGAACATGGTGTGGGATTTGAAAAAAAAGAGTTTATGTATAAAATTTTCTCTAATTCAGATTTAGATCAAATGTTACGGTTAAAAAGTTCTTTTGCACCTAATGGTCGCCTTAACCCTGGTAAAGTGTTCCCAGGAGGCCCTAAATGTTTTGATATGGGTAACTACAACAGTTTTAAATCTTAA
- the tenA gene encoding thiaminase II, whose protein sequence is MSPELIIEYSSIDFQIHKIVTFHKILPYNTYKLSHLIFKVTMNFVESIYKETKNIQTAIMNHPFTQGIGDGTLNKDSFKFFIEQDYLFLIEYSKILALATAKSPDYKTMSSFSKLLEETLNNEITLHIGYCEKFEITLSDLQNTQPAPAMESYTNFLVKVAYEGEFPEIIAALLPCMLTYAEIGLELKRNKIKNNDPLYNEWIEMYSNPEFVDLAHWLRDLVNTIASNSSDFQIKKMKKAYIDSCRFELDFWTMSLNRTSWSV, encoded by the coding sequence ATGAGTCCGGAGTTAATCATAGAATACAGCTCAATTGATTTTCAAATACATAAAATTGTTACGTTTCATAAAATTTTACCATATAATACTTATAAATTATCACATCTAATATTTAAGGTAACTATGAACTTTGTAGAGTCAATTTATAAAGAAACAAAAAATATTCAAACTGCTATTATGAACCATCCTTTTACCCAAGGTATAGGAGATGGAACTTTAAATAAGGATAGTTTCAAGTTTTTTATTGAACAAGATTATCTCTTTTTAATCGAATACAGTAAAATTCTTGCTTTAGCAACCGCAAAGTCTCCAGACTATAAAACAATGAGTAGTTTTAGTAAATTACTAGAAGAAACACTAAATAATGAAATCACCCTTCACATAGGATATTGTGAAAAATTCGAAATAACTTTGTCAGATTTACAAAACACTCAACCTGCTCCTGCAATGGAATCGTATACTAATTTCTTAGTAAAGGTTGCTTATGAAGGAGAATTTCCAGAGATAATAGCTGCCCTATTACCATGTATGTTAACCTATGCAGAAATAGGTTTGGAATTAAAAAGAAACAAAATAAAAAACAACGATCCTTTATATAATGAATGGATCGAAATGTATTCGAATCCAGAATTTGTTGATTTAGCTCACTGGCTTAGAGACTTGGTTAATACCATAGCATCCAATTCTAGTGATTTCCAAATTAAAAAAATGAAAAAAGCTTATATTGACAGCTGTAGGTTTGAATTAGACTTCTGGACAATGTCTTTAAACCGAACAAGTTGGTCTGTGTAA
- a CDS encoding sigma-70 family RNA polymerase sigma factor produces the protein MANNFTENDIANLFENNYEKVVNYIAVRISNFSEAEELASDVFIKALEHIDGFKNKGIPLEVWIYKIAHNITIDYYRKKKYPTINIEDVINMESFNNTEKKVLENLDKEEIKLALTKLSTLQQQVIQLRLVSGLRSKEVAQIMEKSDGAIRELQRSGLKALREILQTNNLYITEDLGR, from the coding sequence ATGGCAAACAATTTTACCGAAAATGATATAGCAAATCTGTTTGAAAACAACTACGAAAAAGTAGTTAATTATATAGCAGTAAGAATCTCAAATTTTAGCGAGGCAGAAGAGTTAGCGTCCGATGTATTCATCAAAGCTCTAGAACATATAGATGGGTTTAAAAATAAGGGGATACCTCTTGAAGTATGGATTTATAAAATTGCCCATAATATTACTATTGATTACTACAGAAAGAAAAAATATCCAACGATTAATATAGAAGATGTTATTAATATGGAAAGTTTTAATAATACCGAAAAAAAAGTTTTAGAAAACCTAGATAAAGAAGAAATCAAATTAGCTTTAACTAAACTTTCCACATTACAGCAACAAGTCATACAACTCCGACTTGTAAGTGGATTACGTTCAAAAGAAGTAGCGCAAATTATGGAAAAATCTGACGGAGCAATTAGAGAATTACAACGAAGTGGTTTAAAAGCACTTCGTGAAATTTTACAGACAAACAACTTATATATAACAGAAGACTTGGGGCGTTGA